A genome region from Bacillaceae bacterium IKA-2 includes the following:
- the racE gene encoding glutamate racemase: MNKPIGVIDSGIGGLTVAKEILRQLPKEEVLYIGDTARCPYGPRPQHEVSKYTWEMINYLVDKKIKMLVIACNTATAVILQEAKKELKIPVIGVIHPGAIAALKLTKNEYVGVIGTSGTISSGVYEKTLTSINNKIKVESLPCPLFVPLVERGIFSGDEANEVVSKSLQSLKGKAIDTLILGCTHYPLLSDVIQKEIGPEIEIISSGDETAREVSALLYHKGLLYTGNRKPDHRFYTTGEEERFKRIAEGWLETNGLSVTTISLKRKPLYE, translated from the coding sequence TTGAATAAACCAATTGGTGTGATAGATTCAGGTATCGGTGGGTTAACCGTTGCAAAAGAAATTTTACGGCAACTTCCAAAAGAAGAGGTTTTATATATCGGTGACACGGCCCGTTGTCCATATGGACCTAGACCGCAACACGAAGTTAGTAAGTACACGTGGGAAATGATTAACTATTTAGTTGATAAAAAGATAAAAATGTTAGTAATCGCTTGTAATACTGCGACCGCAGTTATATTACAGGAAGCAAAAAAGGAATTAAAAATACCAGTAATTGGTGTTATTCATCCAGGTGCGATCGCTGCATTAAAATTGACTAAAAATGAATATGTTGGCGTCATTGGCACTAGTGGAACGATTAGCAGTGGCGTTTATGAAAAGACATTAACGAGTATTAATAATAAAATTAAGGTTGAAAGTTTACCGTGTCCATTATTTGTACCCTTAGTAGAGCGGGGCATTTTTAGTGGTGACGAAGCAAATGAAGTCGTTTCTAAAAGCTTGCAATCTCTTAAAGGCAAAGCGATCGATACATTAATTTTAGGATGTACTCATTATCCTTTACTCAGTGATGTTATTCAAAAAGAAATCGGTCCAGAAATTGAAATTATTTCCTCAGGTGATGAAACTGCGCGGGAAGTGAGCGCTCTTTTATATCATAAGGGACTTCTTTATACTGGAAACCGTAAACCTGACCATAGATTTTATACTACAGGTGAAGAAGAGCGATTTAAACGAATTGCTGAAGGCTGGTTAGAAACGAATGGACTATCAGTAACAACTATATCTTTAAAACGAAAGCCCCTATATGAATAA
- a CDS encoding GerMN domain-containing protein: MFRDFKAGALLLIALSIIVSGCSFGADQTMDVTDPPAVSYVDEDISFDSSFEEDTSDGLTNEIVFETVVRELYLIDQHGFVAAQTVQLPKVEGVAKQALEYLVHDGPVSQLLPNGFQASLPAGTEIYGVNIVDGVGVVDFSEQFKDYRPEDELKILQSITWTLTQFDSVEKVIIRINGYDQDVMPVNGTPIGEGFSRSDGINLEMDNLVDLSNSKAVTLYFLAQSGETPYYVPVTRRVNSSVDQIEAVINELLAGPSSFSNLLTDFRNGVELLDVPSYANGIVTVNFNEELLNHTDGTAISEEVLNLLVLSLTEQSGIEKVAIEVNGDNKVLKVTGEFLSEPVARPLKVNSVKY, from the coding sequence ATGTTTAGAGATTTTAAAGCAGGCGCGCTACTGCTAATTGCTCTATCAATTATTGTATCTGGTTGTAGTTTTGGGGCGGATCAAACGATGGATGTAACTGATCCACCGGCTGTTAGTTATGTTGATGAGGATATTTCTTTTGATAGTAGTTTTGAGGAGGATACATCTGATGGACTAACAAATGAAATAGTATTTGAAACGGTAGTTAGAGAATTATATTTAATTGATCAACATGGATTCGTCGCTGCGCAAACAGTTCAATTACCTAAAGTAGAGGGTGTTGCAAAACAAGCGTTAGAATACTTAGTTCATGATGGGCCAGTTTCTCAACTTTTACCTAATGGTTTTCAAGCTTCTTTACCAGCTGGAACTGAAATTTATGGAGTCAATATTGTAGACGGGGTTGGAGTTGTTGATTTTTCAGAGCAGTTCAAAGATTATCGTCCAGAAGATGAATTAAAAATTCTTCAATCGATTACATGGACATTGACTCAATTTGATAGTGTTGAAAAAGTAATAATACGGATTAATGGCTATGATCAAGATGTAATGCCAGTCAATGGAACACCTATTGGTGAAGGATTTAGTCGTTCTGATGGAATTAATCTTGAAATGGATAATCTAGTCGATTTATCAAATAGTAAAGCCGTAACATTATATTTCTTAGCTCAAAGTGGTGAAACTCCATATTATGTCCCGGTAACGAGAAGGGTTAATTCTAGTGTAGATCAAATCGAAGCCGTCATCAATGAGTTATTAGCTGGGCCGTCTAGTTTTTCAAATTTACTAACAGATTTTCGCAATGGTGTAGAACTGTTAGACGTTCCGAGTTATGCTAACGGAATTGTCACAGTTAATTTTAATGAAGAATTATTAAATCACACTGATGGTACAGCGATAAGTGAGGAAGTATTAAATCTACTCGTTTTATCATTAACAGAGCAGTCAGGTATAGAAAAGGTAGCAATCGAGGTAAATGGTGATAATAAAGTTTTAAAGGTAACAGGAGAGTTTTTATCAGAGCCGGTTGCAAGACCGCTGAAAGTTAATTCAGTGAAATATTAG